The Daucus carota subsp. sativus chromosome 2, DH1 v3.0, whole genome shotgun sequence genome includes a window with the following:
- the LOC108205791 gene encoding uncharacterized protein LOC108205791: MMQALHRDGESSLSLMGPRPMELSTAPHGGSHASRSNGKQRTSNLESPIMLLTGHQSAVYTMKFNPTGNVIASGSHDREIFLWNVHGECKNFMVLKGHKNAILDLQWTTDGSQIISASADKTLRAWDVETGKQIKRMAEHSFCVNSCCPSRRGPPLAVSGSDDGTAKLWDLRQRGAIQTFPDKYQITAVGFSDASDKIYSGGIDNNVKVWDLRRNEVTMTLEGHQDTITGMQLSPDGSYLLTNGMDSTLRIWDMRPYAPQNRCVKVMDGHQHNFEQNLLKCGWSPDGSKVTAGSADRMVYIWDTTTRRILYKLPGHTGSVNECCFHPNEPIIGSCGSDKQIYLGEI; encoded by the coding sequence ATGATGCAAGCATTGCACAGAGATGGTGAAAGTTCTTTGTCTCTGATGGGCCCCAGACCTATGGAATTATCTACTGCTCCACATGGTGGTTCTCATGCCTCCAGGTCAAATGGAAAGCAGCGAACATCAAACTTGGAGTCGCCAATTATGCTACTGACTGGTCATCAGAGTGCCGTATACACTATGAAATTTAATCCGACTGGAAATGTGATTGCCTCTGGGTCTCATGACAGAGAAATTTTTCTGTGGAATGTCCATGGTGAATGTAAGAACTTCATGGTACTCAAAGGTCACAAAAATGCAATTCTTGACCTGCAGTGGACTACTGATGGATCACAAATAATCTCAGCTAGTGCTGACAAGACACTGAGAGCATGGGATGTCGAAACAGGAAAGCAGATAAAAAGAATGGCTGAGCACTCCTTCTGTGTGAATTCATGTTGTCCTTCCCGTCGGGGTCCTCCCCTTGCTGTCAGCGGATCAGATGATGGCACTGCCAAACTCTGGGATCTGCGACAGCGGGGTGCCATCCAGACCTTTCCGGACAAATACCAAATAACAGCAGTCGGTTTCTCTGATGCTTCTGATAAGATCTACTCGGGTGGCATTGACAACAATGTTAAGGTGTGGGATCTCCGTAGGAATGAAGTTACCATGACACTTGAAGGCCATCAGGACACGATAACTGGTATGCAGTTGAGTCCAGATGGTTCTTATCTTCTCACCAATGGCATGGACAGCACTCTCCGCATCTGGGATATGCGCCCATACGCTCCTCAGAATCGCTGTGTGAAGGTAATGGATGGTCATCAGCATAACTTCGAGCAGAACTTGTTAAAGTGTGGCTGGTCACCTGATGGTAGCAAGGTCACTGCTGGCAGTGCTGACCGGATGGTGTATATATGGGACACGACTACTCGACGTATACTGTATAAGCTGCCTGGCCACACGGGATCTGTGAACGAATGTTGCTTCCATCCTAATGAACCTATTATTGGATCCTGTGGTAGTGATAAACAAATCTATCTTGGGGAGATCTGA
- the LOC108208009 gene encoding uncharacterized protein LOC108208009, producing MGGLSIQTPSQSIPEWQHKIFLLSNYTVLGAASSCIFLTLSLRLLPSWCGFLLILLHILTIGGAVTGCTAASAGSNKWYAAHLITTVVTAIFQGSVAVVIFSSTSSFLGNLKSYVREEDGGVILKLEGSLCVLIFCLEWLVLGLAFVFRYREFVQGGNGGRSAANGKVEHEDSSDWPWPFQV from the coding sequence ATGGGTGGTCTGTCGATCCAAACCCCCTCGCAATCAATCCCCGAATGGCAGCACAAAATCTTCCTCCTAAGCAACTACACTGTGCTTGGCGCAGCCTCAAGCTGCATTTTCCTCACACTCTCTCTGCGTCTCTTACCTTCCTGGTGCGGTTTCCTCCTCATTCTCCTCCACATCCTCACAATCGGAGGCGCTGTCACGGGCTGCACGGCAGCCTCAGCGGGCTCCAACAAGTGGTACGCAGCCCATCTGATAACCACCGTTGTAACGGCTATATTCCAAGGCTCTGTTGCAGTTGTCATATTCTCATCAACGTCGAGCTTTTTGGGCAATCTCAAGTCCTATGTGAGGGAGGAAGATGGCGGTGTGATACTAAAATTGGAAGGGAGTTTGTGCGTGCTTATATTTTGCCTGGAGTGGCTGGTTTTGGGGCTGGCATTCGTGTTTAGGTACCGTGAGTTTGTGCAAGGAGGGAATGGTGGAAGGAGCGCGGCGAATGGGAAAGTTGAGCATGAAGATTCTAGTGATTGGCCTTGGCCTTTCCAAGTTTAG
- the LOC108206800 gene encoding uncharacterized protein LOC108206800 — MDHIAAAEERIVTERLRQKLNQVNSAAQSHLSSVQDHVNFTLQQAYFKCAYECFDKTKSQEDIGRCVENCSAPVVAAQRLVEDEMAKFQERLNRSLMVCQDKFESTKLQKIKTDATNDLESCVDQSVQDSINTLPHLVRRLKTSLSINE, encoded by the exons ATGGATCACATAGCAGCAGCGGAGGAACGAATTGTTACAGAGAGATTGAGGCAGAAGCTTAACCAAGTTAATTCTGCTGCTCAATCACACCTCTCTTCCGTTCAAGACCATGTCAATTTTACTCTTCAG CAAGCGTATTTTAAGTGTGCATATGAATGCTTTGACAAAACCAAAAGTCAGGAAGACATAGGAAGGTGCGTTGAAAATTGCAGTGCTCCCGTTGTTGCGGCTCAGCGTCTTGTCGAAGACGAGATGGCCAAGTTTCAg GAAAGGTTAAACAGGTCTCTGATGGTCTGCCAAGACAAATTTGAGTCCACCAAACTCCAAAAAATCAAAACTGATGCCACCAATGATTTAGAGTCATGTGTAGACCAATCGGTCCAAGATAGTATTAATACGTTGCCTCATCTTGTTCGACGATTGAAGACTTCTCTTTCCATCAATGAGTAG